One segment of Mustelus asterias unplaced genomic scaffold, sMusAst1.hap1.1 HAP1_SCAFFOLD_4021, whole genome shotgun sequence DNA contains the following:
- the LOC144490913 gene encoding putative G-protein coupled receptor 139 produces MLTLQLRDCGLCKSTTIYLVAMITADVLVLSFLVLVNHILVPNFPQVLYLNSVAYGLNSIMSTAVIDCSVWLTVSFTFDRFVAICCQKFRGTYCTPKSAALVVVVIYLATYFRRIPNYFTNIHYYDHKNLQNEHRDGLSIESKQAWRAFDWMNIILNPLVPYLAVVLLNLLTVRHVLAASRARRGFRGDAHSSGDPEMQNRRKALVLLFAASASFILLWMPTIGLFLFSRLTESYSFPDFNHPVAVIHESADMLSALNCCTSTCMYALTQSKFRAELRRTLRCGKNRITKTTAARD; encoded by the coding sequence ATGCTAACACTCCAACTCAGAGACTGCGGTCTGTGCAAGAGCACTACTATCTACCTGGTCGCCATGATCACGGCAGACGTCCTGGTCCTCTCATTTCTTGTTCTGGTAAACCATATATTGGTTCCCAATTTCCCACAGGTGCTTTACCTTAACAGCGTAGcctatggcctcaactccatcatGAGTACCGCTGTGATTGACTGCTCAGTATGGCTAACCGTGTCCTTCACCTTTGACCGTTTCGTGGCAATCTGCTGCCAGAAGTTCAGAGGAACTTACTGTACTCCGAAATCTGCAGCTCTGGTAGTTGTGGTGATTTATCTTGCGACATATTTCAGAAGAATCCCAAATTATTTCACAAATATACATTACTATGATCATAAAAACCTGCAAAACGAACATAGAGACGGTCTCAGCATTGAATCTAAGCAGGCCTGGAGAGCATTTGACTGGATGAACATTATTTTAAATCCCTTAGTTCCTTACTTGGCTGTGGTGCTGCTCAACCTGTTGACAGTCAGGCACGTCCTGGCGGCCAGTCGTGCCCGGCGGGGATTCCGGGGAGATGCTCACAGTTCTGGGGACCCCGAGATGCAGAATCGGAGGAAAGCCCTGGTGTTGCTCTTTGCCGCCTCGGCGAGTTTCATCTTGTTGTGGATGCCGACAATCGGCCTCTTCCTTTTCTCACGGCTCACTGAAAGCTACAGTTTCCCCGACTTCAACCACCCTGTTGCTGTGATTCATGAAAGCGCTGACATGCTCAGTGCACTGAACTGTTGTACCAGCACGTGTATGTACGCTCTAACC